The genomic window TTCGTCGTAATACGGGTCGCCCGCGTCCACCACGCGCTGCGGCACGCCGTGAAAGCTCATCAACAGGCGCTCGGGTCGGCCATGGGCCATCCAGTGCTCCTGCACGCGCCTGGCCAGGGCGTCGACGTAGCCCGCATCGTCGTGAAAGCGGTTGACGAAGCGCAGCTCCGGCACGTGGCGCACCGCGCGTGACCAGGCCGTCACGGCGTCGATCACGCTGGCCGTGGTGGTGCCCGAATACTGCGGGTACAGCGGCAACACCAGCACGCGCGTGCAGCCTTCGGCCTTCAGCGCATCCAGCTCGGCGCCCACCGACGGCTGGCCGTAGCGCATGGCCAGCCGCACGCTCGCGTCGACGCCGCGCTCGCCCAGGTAGCCGCGCAGCATCACGGCCTGCCGGCGGCTGTACACCAGCAGGGGCGAGCCCTCGGGCAGCCAGATGCTCTGGTATTTTTGGGCCGACGCCGCCGGCCGCCGGCGCAGGATCACGCCGTGCAGCAGCGGCTGCCACAGCGCGCGCGGGATCTCCACCACGCGCGGGTCGCGCAAAAACTCCGCCAGGTAGCGGCGCACGGCCGGCGGCGTGGCCGCCTCGGGCGTGCCCAGGTTGCACAGCAGCACGCCCGTGCGGCCGCTCGCCTGACGGGCGGCCTCGGGCTCGGGTCTGAAAAAAGGCATGCGCTATTCTCGCCGCATGATCGATGCCACCCGCATCCGCGCCATCACGCTGGACCTGGACGACACGCTGTGGCCCGTGTGGCCCACCATCCGGCGCGCCGACCAGGCCATGCGCGACTGGCTGGCACCGCACGCGCCGCGCGCCGCCGCGCTGGCGGCCGACGCCAACAGCGCCCAGCAGGCGCGCCGCGCGGTGCTGCAGGCGCGGCCCGAGCTGGCGCACGACCTGGGCGCCATCCGCCGCGAAGTCATCCGCCAGCTGCTGCGAACCGCCGGCGACGACCCGGCGCTGGCCGAGCCCGCCTTCGACGTCTTCCACCACGAGCGCCAGCGCGTCACGCTGTTCGACGACGCGCTGCCGGCACTCGACTTCCTGGCCGCGCGCTACCCGCTCATCGCCCTGTCCAACGGCAACGCCGACGTCGCCCGGGTAGGCCTGGCGCGCTACTTCAGGGCCGCCGTGTCGGCCGCCAGCGCGGGCGTGGCCAAGCCCGACGCGCGCATCTTCCACGCCGCCGCGCAGGCCGCGGGCGTGGCGGCGGACGCGGTGCTGCACATCGGTGACGACGCCGAGCTGGACGCCGCCGGCGCGCTGCGCGCCGGCATGCAGGTGGCCTGGCTCAACCGCGGCGGCGCGCCATGGCCCGACGAGCACGGCCGGCCGCCGCAGGGGGTGCTGCGCGACCTGGCGCAGCTGTGTAAGCTGCTGGCCTGAGCAGCACCGGAAAGCATCCGCCAATCCGGCCCGCGTGCCCGCCGGAGTTCACGCCATGTCCACCCCCACCACCATGCAAGCCGCGTGCATCGACCAACTTGGTGGCCCGATCCGCATCGCCGCCCTGCCTGTACCACGCCCCGGCCCCACCGACGTGCTGGTGCGCGTGGTGGCCAGCGGCGTCAACTCAGTCGACCGCTTCGTGCTCTCGGGCGCCTACCGTACGCCCACACCCTTCCCCTTCGTGCTGGGGCGCGACGCCGTGGGCACGGTGGCCGAGGCCGGGCCGGGCGCGACCGCCTTCAAGGTCGGCGACCGGGTGTGGTGCAACAGCCTGGGTCATGGCGGGCGCCAGGGAGCACTGGCCGAATACGCCGTGGTGGCCGCCGACCGGCTCTATCCCTTGCCCGACGCGGCCGATGCACAGCAGGCCGTGGCCGTGCTGCACACAGCCGCCACCGCGTACCTTGGCCTGGTGCGCCACGCGGGCCTGCAGGCGGGCGAAACCCTGCTGCTCGAAGGCGCCGGCGGCGGCGTGGGCAGCGCGGTGCTGCAACTGGCGCGGACCATGGGCGTGCGCGTCATCGCCACTGCGTCGGCGGCGGACGAAGATTGGTGCCGGCAATGCGGTGCCGAGCGGGTGATCGACTACCACCGCGCAGACCGCTACGAGCAGGTGCGCCACGCGGCACCCGAGGGTATCGATGCCTGGTGGGACAGCAGCAGCCGCAACGACTTCGCCGCCGTGCTGCCGCTGATGCGCGTGGGAGCGCGCGTCGTCCTCATGTCCGGCCTGCGCGACACCAACCCGGTGCTGCCGGTGGGCGCGCTGTACACGCGCGACATCGCGCTGCATGGCTTTGCCATCAGCAACGCCAGCACCCACGACCTGGCCGCCGCGGCGCACGCCATCAACCGCCTGCTGGCCGCGGGCCAACTGCGGGCACGCATTGGCGCCACCTACGCGCTGGCCGACGTGGCCCGGGCCTATGCCGCCATGGCCGCCGGCGGCACGCGCGGGCGCATCGTGATTGCGGTGTGACCCCGGCGGTCAGAACGTCCCGGGATAGGCCCCACCGTCGAGCAGGATGTTCTGCCCCGTCAGGTAGCCGGCCTGCTGGCTGCACAGGAAGGCGCACACGGCGCCGAACTCGGCCGGCGTGCCGAAGCGCCGCGCCGGAATGGGCGCGGCCTGCGCGGCGCGCACCTCGTCCGCCGGCTTGCCGCTTTGCTTGACCATGCCCTGCACCAGGCCGGCCAGGCGGTCGGTGTCGAACTTGCCGGGCAGCAGGTTGTTGATGGTCACGCCCTGGGCCGCCACCTGCGGGTTGCGCGCCAGCCCGGCGATGAAGCCCGTCAGGCCCGAGCGCGCGCCGTTGGACAGGCCCAGCACGTCGATCGGCGCCTTCACCGCGCTGGAGGTGATGTTGACCACGCGCCCGAAGCCGCGCGCCAGCATGCCGTCCAGCGTGGCCTTGATCAGCTCGATCGGCGTCAGCATGTTGGCGTCCACCGCCTTGATCCAGGCCGCGCGGTCCCAGTCGCGGAAGTTGCCCATCGGCGGGCCGCCGGCGTTGGTGACCACGATGTCGAAGTCCGAGCGCCGGGCCAGCACCGCCGCGCGCCCCTCGGGCGTGGTGATGTCGGCCGCCACCGGCAGCACCTGCACGCCCGCCTCGGCGCGCAGCGCGGCGGCCGCCGCCTCCAGCACCTCGGCGCCGCGCGCCACCATCACCACGTTCACGTCCTCGCGCGCCAGCGCCTGCGCGCAGCTCAGGCCCAGGCCCTTGCTGGCGCCGCACACCAGCGCCCACTTGCCGGCAATTCCCAAGTCCATGATTCAAGCTCCTTGTGGTTTCAAACTCGTCCGGCCGGCGCGGCTGAACAGCGCGATGCCGGCCACCACCAGCACCGTGCCCGCCGCCAGGCCCGGCGTGAAGGGCTCGCCCAGCAGCAGCACGCCCATGGCGATGGTGGACAGCGGCCCGATCATGCCCACCTGCGCGGCCAGGCCGGCGCCGATGCGCTCCACCCCCAGCATCACCAGCAGCACCGGCGCGGCGGTGCACAGCGTGGCGTTGAGCAGCGACAGCCACAGCACGGGCTCGGCCACGCGCGCGGCGTCCAGGGGGTTGACCAGGGCGAAGTGCGCGATGCAGCACAGGCTGGCCACGGTGGAGGCCAGGCCCACCAGGCGCAGGGCGCCGATGCGCCGCACGAACTGGCCGCTGAAAAACAGGTACAGCGCGTAGGACGCCGCCGACCCCAGCACCCACAGCGCGCCCCAGGCCGTGGCGCCGCCGGGCGCCGCATGCAGCTCGAAGCCGAACACCAGCAGCGCGCCGCCGTAGCTCACCAGCGTGGCCAGCACGTGGCCGGGCGTGATGGCGCGTCCGCGCCAGGCCCAGTCGTAGACCAGCACCAGGGTGGGCGTGAGGTACAGGATCAAGCGCTCCAGCCCGGCGCTGATGTGCTGCAGGCCGACGAAGTCCAGCATGCTGGCCAGGTAGTAGCCGCAAAAACCCAGGCCCAGCACCGCCCAGCGCTCGTCGCGGCGCAGCGCCGCCCGCCCGCGCCCGCCCCACCAGGCCATCAGCACGAAGAAAGGCAGGGCCATCAGCATGCGGTACATCAGCAGGGTGATGGCGTCCACCCCGTAGCGGTAGGCCAGCTTGACGATGATGGCCTTGCCGCTGAAGCCGATGGCGCCCACGGCCGCCAGCGCGATGCCGATGGCTCTGCTGTTGATAGCTGCCGGGGCAGGCTGGATGCCCGCTTCAGCCATGTTGGCTTGCCAAGCCGTGGAACCCGCGCGCGACGGCGAGTCCGATGCGGCCCGGGCGGGTGCTGCGGATGACGGCGTGAAGCTTGAGCGGCATGGCGGTGAAACGCTTGAACGGCCAGGCCGTCGAGAATAGCGGATCGGCCATGCCGGCGCAGGCGTCGTGGCGATGAGGGATGCCGGGCGCAGTCCTATTGGGCTTGCGGCGGGGCCGGCGGCGTCGCATCGGTGTCGACGATGCGGTGGTGCAGCCGCCGCAGTCCGGCCCACACGATGAGTGCCACCACCGGCACGGCGATGGCCATGCTCGCTTCCACGCCCAGCGGCCAGCCCAGGCCGTGCGCGCCCTTGACCACGTAGCCGACCAGCCCGACCACGTAGTAGGTGATGGCCGCCACCGACAGGCCCTCCACCGTGGACTGCAGCTTCAGCTGCAGGCCCTGGCGCCGGTTCATGGCCGCCAGCAGCTCGCGGCTGCTGTGCTGCTGCTCGACCTCCACGCGGGTGCGCAACAGGTCGCCCACGCGGGCGATGCGCGCCGACAGCGCGGCCTGGCGCCGGTCGGCCGAGCGGCAGGTGGCCATGGCCGGCGCGTAGCGGCGATCCATGAAGTCGCGCAGCGACTGCATGCCCTCGATGCGGACCTCGGCCATGTCGTTCAGGCGCTGGCGCACCAGCTCGTCGTAGGCGGCGCTGGCCGAAAAGCGCGTGTGGGTGCCCGCGTACAGGCTCTCCAGCTCGGCGGCCAGGCGGGTCAAGCGGTCCAGCAGCGCCGGCTCGTCGGCGGGCGCGGCGCTGCCGATGGCCTGCGCCAGCGCGGCCAGCTCGGCCTCGCCGCGATCGAGCCAGCGCGCCACCTGGCGCGCCGCCGGCAGGCCCAGCAGGGCCGCCATGCGGTAGGTCTCGACCTCCAGCACGCGCTGCACCAGGCGGCCCAGGCGCCGCGGCGTCACGGCATCCGGGCCCTCGTCGCCGGTCAGCACCAGCACGCGCAGGCAGCCGTCGGCGCGCAGGCGCAGGTCGGTGTGCAGGTCGCTGCCATGGCTGATCACGCGCGAGCCGGTCACGCCGGGCGATTCGCCGAACAGCGCGTGCAGCAGGCCCTGGCCGCCGCCGGCGGGCCGCGGCACGGCCCACAGGTGCACGCCGGTCAGCGCCTGGCCCGGCAAGGCCTCGCGCCAGGCGGCGGGCAGCTGCTCAGCCGCCGTGGGAGACTCGCCGCCACCCAACTCGGCCAGCTGCGCCGCCTGCAGCCGGCGCAGGAAGGACCAGGTGACGAACTCGGTGTGCAGCTCCCAGCGCAGGCTGAGCTCGCCCCACTCGGCCTGCACGAAGGCCGCGTCCTCGGCCGGCGCCGCCAGGCCGTGGGCGGCCAGCAGGGCGGCCAGGTGCGCGCGGCTGGCCGCCCGCCCCTCGGCGTCCACCCACTGCACCCAGTGCGTAACGGCCAGCGGCGCCTGCACGGCCTGCGGCGGGCGCGCATGCACCTCCTGGTGCAGGGCCAGGCGCAGCGCGGGAGTCAGTGGATCGATGGGCATGGTGGGCAGCAAGGCAAAGCCGGCATTGTGCGTTGCCAAAAAAACGGCGCCCGGATGGGGCGCCGCTTGCTCCCGGGACGGGCGTCAGTCCTCGACGAAGGCCACCTCGCGGCTCTTCTTGACCGAGGGCAGCACGACGATGATCAGCAGCACCAGCGCCAGCGCCAGCAGCGTGGCCGAGATGGGCCGCGTCACCAGCACGCTCCACTCGCCGCGCGACAGCAGCAGCGCGCGGCGCAGGTTCTCCTCCATCATCGGCCCCAGGATCAGGCCCAGCAGCAGGGGCGCGGGCTCCATGCCCAGCTTGTGGAAGATGTAGCCGATGATGCCGAACCAGCCCATGATCCAGATGTCGAAGGTGTTGTTGTTGGTGGTGTACACGCCGATGGCGCAGAACAGCACGATGGCCGGAAACAGCCAGCGGTAGGGCACCGTCAGCAGCTTGATCCACAGGCCGATCAGCGGCAGGTTCAGGATCACCAGCATGGCGTTGCCGATCCACATCGAGGCGATCAGGCCCCAGAACAGGTCGGGGTTGCTGGTCATCACCTGCGGGCCGGGCTGGATGTTATGGATGGTCATGGCCCCCACCATCAGCGCCATCACCACGTTGGGCGGGATGCCCAGCGTCAGCAGCGGGATGAACGAGGTCTGCGAGCCCGAGTTGTTGGCCGACTCGGGCGCCGCCACGCCACGGATGTTGCCCTGGCCAAAGGGCACTTCGCCGGGCTTGAGCCGGGTCTTCTTCTCGATCGTGTAGGCCGCGTAGGCCGACAGCACCGCACCGCCGCCCGGCAGGATGCCCAGCATGGAGCCCAGCAGCGTGCCGCGCAGGATGGCCGGGGTCATCAGCTTCCAGTCCTCCTTGCTGGGGTACAGGTGCTGCAGCTTGACGTCGAACACCTCGCGCTTTTCGCCGGCCCGGCCCAGGTTGGCGATGATCTCGCCGTAGCCGAACACGCCCATGGCGATGGCGATGAAGCCGATGCCGTCGGTCAGCTCGGGGATGTCGAAGCTGTAGCGCGCCACGCCCGAGTTGACGTCGGTGCCCACCAGGCCCAGCAGCAGGC from Burkholderiaceae bacterium includes these protein-coding regions:
- a CDS encoding ferrochelatase codes for the protein MPFFRPEPEAARQASGRTGVLLCNLGTPEAATPPAVRRYLAEFLRDPRVVEIPRALWQPLLHGVILRRRPAASAQKYQSIWLPEGSPLLVYSRRQAVMLRGYLGERGVDASVRLAMRYGQPSVGAELDALKAEGCTRVLVLPLYPQYSGTTTASVIDAVTAWSRAVRHVPELRFVNRFHDDAGYVDALARRVQEHWMAHGRPERLLMSFHGVPQRVVDAGDPYYDECQQTARLLAGRLALSEGEWALSFQSRFGRAKWVEPATQTTLEQWGRAGLRRVDVVCPGFVSDCLETLEEIAIEGRAAFQAAGGGELRYVPCLNDHPAWLAALASLVQRHLQGWPVGR
- a CDS encoding HAD-IA family hydrolase; this translates as MIDATRIRAITLDLDDTLWPVWPTIRRADQAMRDWLAPHAPRAAALAADANSAQQARRAVLQARPELAHDLGAIRREVIRQLLRTAGDDPALAEPAFDVFHHERQRVTLFDDALPALDFLAARYPLIALSNGNADVARVGLARYFRAAVSAASAGVAKPDARIFHAAAQAAGVAADAVLHIGDDAELDAAGALRAGMQVAWLNRGGAPWPDEHGRPPQGVLRDLAQLCKLLA
- a CDS encoding NADPH:quinone reductase — translated: MQAACIDQLGGPIRIAALPVPRPGPTDVLVRVVASGVNSVDRFVLSGAYRTPTPFPFVLGRDAVGTVAEAGPGATAFKVGDRVWCNSLGHGGRQGALAEYAVVAADRLYPLPDAADAQQAVAVLHTAATAYLGLVRHAGLQAGETLLLEGAGGGVGSAVLQLARTMGVRVIATASAADEDWCRQCGAERVIDYHRADRYEQVRHAAPEGIDAWWDSSSRNDFAAVLPLMRVGARVVLMSGLRDTNPVLPVGALYTRDIALHGFAISNASTHDLAAAAHAINRLLAAGQLRARIGATYALADVARAYAAMAAGGTRGRIVIAV
- a CDS encoding SDR family oxidoreductase; this encodes MDLGIAGKWALVCGASKGLGLSCAQALAREDVNVVMVARGAEVLEAAAAALRAEAGVQVLPVAADITTPEGRAAVLARRSDFDIVVTNAGGPPMGNFRDWDRAAWIKAVDANMLTPIELIKATLDGMLARGFGRVVNITSSAVKAPIDVLGLSNGARSGLTGFIAGLARNPQVAAQGVTINNLLPGKFDTDRLAGLVQGMVKQSGKPADEVRAAQAAPIPARRFGTPAEFGAVCAFLCSQQAGYLTGQNILLDGGAYPGTF
- a CDS encoding DMT family transporter, with the translated sequence MAEAGIQPAPAAINSRAIGIALAAVGAIGFSGKAIIVKLAYRYGVDAITLLMYRMLMALPFFVLMAWWGGRGRAALRRDERWAVLGLGFCGYYLASMLDFVGLQHISAGLERLILYLTPTLVLVYDWAWRGRAITPGHVLATLVSYGGALLVFGFELHAAPGGATAWGALWVLGSAASYALYLFFSGQFVRRIGALRLVGLASTVASLCCIAHFALVNPLDAARVAEPVLWLSLLNATLCTAAPVLLVMLGVERIGAGLAAQVGMIGPLSTIAMGVLLLGEPFTPGLAAGTVLVVAGIALFSRAGRTSLKPQGA
- a CDS encoding DUF3422 domain-containing protein, with amino-acid sequence MPIDPLTPALRLALHQEVHARPPQAVQAPLAVTHWVQWVDAEGRAASRAHLAALLAAHGLAAPAEDAAFVQAEWGELSLRWELHTEFVTWSFLRRLQAAQLAELGGGESPTAAEQLPAAWREALPGQALTGVHLWAVPRPAGGGQGLLHALFGESPGVTGSRVISHGSDLHTDLRLRADGCLRVLVLTGDEGPDAVTPRRLGRLVQRVLEVETYRMAALLGLPAARQVARWLDRGEAELAALAQAIGSAAPADEPALLDRLTRLAAELESLYAGTHTRFSASAAYDELVRQRLNDMAEVRIEGMQSLRDFMDRRYAPAMATCRSADRRQAALSARIARVGDLLRTRVEVEQQHSSRELLAAMNRRQGLQLKLQSTVEGLSVAAITYYVVGLVGYVVKGAHGLGWPLGVEASMAIAVPVVALIVWAGLRRLHHRIVDTDATPPAPPQAQ
- a CDS encoding tripartite tricarboxylate transporter permease, with translation MELFQHLALGFSVAFTMQNLLYAFVGCFLGTLIGVLPGVGPVATIAMLLPTTYALPPVSALIMLAGIYYGAQYGGSTTAILVNLPGEASSVVTVIDGYQMARKGRAGPALSAAAIGSFIAGCFGTLVLAGFAIPLTEVAFKFGPAEYFSLMVLGLIGAVVLASGSLIKAIGMIVLGLLLGLVGTDVNSGVARYSFDIPELTDGIGFIAIAMGVFGYGEIIANLGRAGEKREVFDVKLQHLYPSKEDWKLMTPAILRGTLLGSMLGILPGGGAVLSAYAAYTIEKKTRLKPGEVPFGQGNIRGVAAPESANNSGSQTSFIPLLTLGIPPNVVMALMVGAMTIHNIQPGPQVMTSNPDLFWGLIASMWIGNAMLVILNLPLIGLWIKLLTVPYRWLFPAIVLFCAIGVYTTNNNTFDIWIMGWFGIIGYIFHKLGMEPAPLLLGLILGPMMEENLRRALLLSRGEWSVLVTRPISATLLALALVLLIIVVLPSVKKSREVAFVED